A DNA window from Ornithodoros turicata isolate Travis chromosome 10, ASM3712646v1, whole genome shotgun sequence contains the following coding sequences:
- the LOC135370447 gene encoding piggyBac transposable element-derived protein 4-like yields the protein MASSVREASVQKAGKTPDSCGSVGDFFDQNTISESEDHDGSPHFGSEREDSANRPGSSRAVRRVSTSLGQDSIPPAQQRVHFCPKRAPGAHLGIALRSGAAEFGRALDFFQLFFTTEVINKICESTNKYAWRHILEKSAYAEKDGSWKEVTVEEMTKFIGILIYMGIVELPRLHLFWNSGSLFSGLLPPKVMTRSRFFALLGMFHVSDPDADNVAAGGKLDEVLWLLQHTNDTSTRFFQPHRDLSIDERMVTSKARPGIRQHARDMLTKRGYRLWILADSQTGYTVQFSVYKGRREMPSTNGLAFDVVTGLCRDYLDQGYTIFMDNFYTSTPLFKHLLERGTFACGTTRKDRRGFPPELKDAGWERDADRGDVRWLREHNVLYLQWKDRHVVNLMSTAHTANEHVPAKHREKKGDEWTEVTVKKPLVIAEHSRGMAGADKSGQLIGSYDILIRCVRWWKTLFFRCVDIAAANSFLLFQEHRKQHPELPQLSRPSRYDQLAFRIELVQQLVGLAAAAVDVDVKPAPKPPASRGAVRSWRAAQSHRPERLKKRCNCKMCYEKTKVERKTNVFCKACCVHLCFTSSRNCFADWHGRQEP from the exons ATGGCGTCGTCCGTGCGGGAGGCGAGCGTTCAGAAAGCTGGTAAAACTCCCGATTCTTGTGGTTCTGTTGGGGATTTCTTTGATCAAAACACAATTAGTGAATCCGAAGATCATGATGGGTCGCCACATTTTGGTTCTGAGAGGGAGGATTCGGCAAACCGGCCGGGATCGTCAAGAGCTGTTCGCCG GGTATCTACATCGCTCGGTCAAGATTCCATACCTCCTGCCCAACAGAGAGTGCATTTTTGCCCCAAAAGAGCGCCCGGGGCTCATCTGGGCATTGCACTTCGCAGCGGTGCGGCTGAGTTTGGGAGAGCTCTCGACTTTTTTCAGCTGTTTTTCACAACTGAGGTTATCAACAAAATTTGTGAAAGCACAAACAAGTATGCCTGGAGGCATATTTTGGAGAAATCGGCGTACGCCGAGAAGGACGGATCATGGAAGGAAGTAACTGTCGAAGAGATGACAAAGTTCATTGGGATTCTCATCTACATGGGCATTGTGGAGCTGCCACGACTTCACCTGTTTTGGAATTCGGGAAGCCTTTTCTCGGGTCTCCTTCCCCCGAAGGTAATGACGAGAAGTCGtttctttgcacttctcgggatgtTCCACGTATCTGACCCAGACGCGGACAACGTCGCTGCTGGCGGGAAACTAGACGAAGTTTTGTGGCTGCTGCAGCACACGAACGATACGTCAACGCGATTCTTCCAACCCCATCGTGACCTCTCCATCGACGAAAGAATGGTGACGTCGAAAGCGCGGCCCGGAATTCGACAGCACGCTCGCGACATGCTCACAAAGCGGGGCTACAGACTTTGGATCCTCGCCGACTCGCAAACGGGCTACACGGTTCAGTTCAGCGTCTACAAGGGAAGACGAGAAATGCCCAGCACCAACGGGTTAGCCTTTGACGTGGTTACGGGGCTGTGCCGCGACTACCTGGACCAAGGATACACGATCTTCATGGACAACTTTTACACTTCGACGCCGCTCTTCAAGCACCTCCTGGAACGCGGCACGTTTGCCTGCGGCACCACGAGGAAGGACCGCCGGGGATTCCCGCCCGAACTGAAGGACGCCGGGTGGGAGAGGGACGCGGACAGGGGCGACGTGCGCTGGCTGCGGGAGCACAACGTCCTCTACCTGCAGTGGAAAGACCGGCACGTCGTGAACCTCATGAGCACTGCGCACACCGCCAACGAGCACGTCCCGGCCAAGCATAGGGAGAAGAAGGGGGACGAGTGGACGGAGGTGACCGTAAAGAAGCCGCTGGTAATCGCCGAACACAGCAGGGGTATGGCGGGGGCGGACAAGTCCGGCCAGCTGATCGGGTCCTACGACATCCTCATCAGGTGCGTTCGGTGGTGGAAGACGCTCTTCTTCCGCTGCGTCGACATTGCCGCCGCCAACAGCTTCCTCCTCTTTCAAGAGCACCGGAAGCAGCACCCCGAACTTCCTCAGCTCTCGAGGCCGTCGCGTTACGACCAGCTGGCGTTTAGGATTGAGCTCGTCCAGCAGCTCGTCGGACTGGCCGCCGCCGCCGTTGACGTTGACGTTAAACCTGCACCGAAGCCGCCCGCGAGCCGGGGAGCCGTTCGGAGCTGGAGGGCCGCCCAAAGCCACAGGCCGGAGAGACTCAAGAAACGGTGCAACTGCAAGATGTGTTACGAGAAGACGAAAGTTGAACGCAAGACAAACGTGTTTTGCAAAGCGTGCTGCGTTCACTTATGCTTTACTTCCTCGCGAAACTGCTTTGCCGATTGGCACGGGCGTCAGGAGCCATGA